The following coding sequences are from one Devosia neptuniae window:
- a CDS encoding ABC transporter permease, with translation MSPKILLRRTALAALALLALMAATFFLVRLTGDPVNLYLPVDASQAARDAMRIQLGLDRPLVVQFFEFLFNVLRLDFGTSLWHNRPAMEVVLEALPRTLALGAIALALAFAISALVGVIAAANAGSAVDRLINVVSQAAASVPDFWLGLMCVLVFAVNLRLLPTSGFGGPAYWVLPVVCLMARPFGMLVQIIRGSMIEALNASYVRTARAKGAREGRVGFVHALRNALLPAVTVTGDLAAQFAGGGGVVEVVFGFPGIGKLLIDGILRRDFAIVQSSIFAVAVVIFLINILVDILYATIDPRVRVE, from the coding sequence ATGTCACCCAAAATCCTCCTCAGACGCACGGCGCTTGCGGCACTTGCCCTGCTGGCACTGATGGCGGCGACGTTCTTTCTCGTGCGGTTGACGGGCGATCCGGTCAATCTTTACCTGCCGGTGGACGCTTCCCAGGCAGCACGCGACGCCATGCGGATTCAACTGGGTCTGGACCGGCCGCTCGTGGTCCAGTTCTTCGAATTCCTGTTCAATGTCCTGCGGCTCGATTTCGGCACCTCCCTCTGGCACAATCGGCCCGCGATGGAGGTCGTGCTTGAGGCACTGCCTCGTACCTTGGCACTGGGCGCCATTGCGCTGGCACTGGCCTTTGCGATCTCGGCTCTTGTCGGCGTCATTGCCGCGGCCAATGCCGGCAGCGCCGTTGATCGCCTCATCAATGTCGTGAGCCAGGCGGCCGCCAGCGTACCCGATTTCTGGCTTGGCCTGATGTGCGTGCTGGTCTTTGCCGTCAATCTGCGGCTGCTGCCCACCTCCGGCTTTGGCGGGCCGGCCTATTGGGTGCTTCCCGTCGTCTGCCTGATGGCGCGGCCTTTTGGCATGCTAGTGCAGATTATCCGCGGCTCGATGATCGAGGCGCTCAATGCCAGTTACGTGCGCACTGCGCGCGCTAAAGGGGCCCGTGAGGGTCGGGTCGGCTTCGTGCATGCCTTGCGCAACGCGCTGCTGCCCGCAGTCACGGTAACGGGCGACCTCGCCGCCCAATTTGCCGGCGGGGGCGGCGTCGTCGAAGTGGTGTTCGGCTTCCCCGGCATCGGCAAGCTGCTGATCGATGGCATCCTGCGCCGCGATTTCGCGATCGTGCAAAGCTCGATCTTTGCGGTCGCTGTGGTCATCTTCCTCATCAACATCCTGGTCGACATTCTCTATGCCACCATAGATCCGCGCGTGAGGGTGGAATGA
- a CDS encoding ABC transporter ATP-binding protein, giving the protein MSAPLLEVDNLSKHFGSGSAPVRAVDGVSFSIAKGETLGLVGESGCGKTSLVRTLLRLNAATAGHAMLDGVDIAQAKGAELRAMRRKMQVVFQDPYQSLNPRMRVDRLLSEPWALHPGVLPRAQWSTQIARLLEAVGLRPEHALRYPNEFSGGQRQRLGIARALALNPSLLVCDEPVSALDVSVQAQVINLLARLRKERNLAMLFVAHDLAVVRHVSDRVMVMYLGRIIETGPTEEIFSAPRHPYTQALLSAVPTPDPTLRGKRRRIVLQGDLPSPSNPPSGCRFRTRCWKATDKCAVEAPELVAHGNTNLLTACHYAETVPDLA; this is encoded by the coding sequence ATGAGCGCGCCACTGCTTGAAGTCGACAATCTCAGCAAGCACTTTGGCAGCGGATCCGCGCCGGTCCGCGCCGTCGATGGTGTGAGCTTTTCCATTGCCAAGGGCGAGACATTGGGCCTGGTTGGCGAGAGCGGTTGTGGCAAAACAAGCCTGGTTCGCACGCTGTTGCGCCTCAACGCCGCCACGGCGGGCCACGCCATGCTGGATGGTGTCGACATCGCCCAGGCCAAGGGTGCTGAATTGCGCGCCATGCGGCGCAAGATGCAGGTCGTCTTCCAGGATCCCTATCAATCGCTCAATCCGCGCATGCGCGTCGACCGGCTATTGTCCGAACCATGGGCGCTGCATCCCGGTGTCCTTCCGCGCGCCCAATGGTCGACCCAGATCGCACGGTTGCTCGAGGCGGTCGGGCTGCGTCCGGAACATGCCTTGCGCTATCCCAACGAGTTCTCCGGCGGCCAACGCCAGCGGCTCGGCATTGCTCGCGCGCTGGCGCTCAATCCGTCGCTGCTGGTATGCGACGAACCGGTCTCGGCGCTCGACGTATCGGTCCAGGCCCAGGTGATCAATCTGCTCGCTCGCCTGCGCAAGGAGCGAAACCTGGCCATGCTGTTCGTCGCCCATGATCTGGCCGTGGTGCGACACGTCTCGGATCGCGTCATGGTCATGTATTTGGGGCGCATTATCGAGACCGGCCCAACCGAAGAGATTTTTTCGGCTCCGCGGCACCCCTATACACAGGCCTTGCTTTCCGCTGTGCCAACCCCCGATCCGACGCTCCGCGGCAAGCGCCGCCGCATCGTGCTGCAAGGCGACTTGCCCAGCCCATCCAATCCACCCAGCGGCTGCCGCTTCCGCACGAGATGCTGGAAAGCAACCGACAAATGCGCCGTGGAGGCACCTGAACTGGTGGCCCATGGCAACACCAATCTTCTCACCGCCTGCCACTACGCCGAAACCGTGCCTGATTTGGCGTAG
- a CDS encoding DUF5060 domain-containing protein — translation MTNSATANSAATLWATFELTLSGPAEGNPFKDIELRASFRQGDRQVPVTGFYDGDGKYKIRFLPDATGSWSYATSSNSPALDGISGTVEVGPGKPGHHGPVRVSNRHHFRHADGTRYINIGTTAYVWNLQGDALEEQTLATLAEAPFTKIRMCVFPKHYRYNEVEPELYPFPLIKRGSSKWGGSFNGDYGWEFDFDRFEPAYFRHLEKRINDLAAIGVEADLIIFHPYDRWGFARMSPEQDDTYLRYLIARLAAFPNVWWSMANEYDFMFTKTLDDWNRWIDIVAEADPHGHLVSVHNGFAPFDYSHPKLTHVSIQRPYTERSMIWREQFNKPVSLDEVCYEGDIAEAWGNISGRELVHRFWKGTVNGGYVTHGETYYNDSETLWWAKGGKLIGDSVSRIAFLRRILEAGPDEGLDPVPSTGHYQIEIAGGLDHADLRKLIAPFPGQEGWSRVGMHFATAGQPHRYYLSYFGENQPGEVAANVPPDERYTATLIDTWEMTETEIARDVERGQLLHFQPKPYQALLLRRA, via the coding sequence ATGACCAATTCTGCAACGGCCAATAGCGCCGCAACGCTGTGGGCTACGTTCGAACTCACGCTTTCTGGCCCCGCGGAAGGCAACCCGTTCAAGGATATCGAGCTGCGCGCCAGCTTCCGCCAGGGCGACCGGCAGGTCCCTGTCACCGGCTTTTATGACGGCGACGGCAAGTACAAAATCCGCTTTCTGCCTGATGCAACGGGGAGCTGGAGCTATGCGACCTCGAGCAATAGCCCGGCGCTTGATGGCATCAGCGGAACGGTCGAGGTCGGGCCGGGCAAGCCTGGGCACCATGGCCCCGTGCGTGTGTCGAACCGCCACCACTTTCGCCATGCCGATGGCACCCGCTACATCAATATCGGCACCACCGCCTATGTATGGAACCTGCAAGGCGATGCGCTCGAAGAGCAGACGCTGGCAACGCTGGCCGAAGCGCCCTTTACCAAGATCCGCATGTGCGTGTTCCCCAAGCATTATCGCTACAACGAGGTCGAGCCCGAGCTTTATCCCTTCCCGCTCATCAAGCGGGGCAGTAGCAAATGGGGCGGCAGCTTCAACGGCGATTATGGTTGGGAATTCGACTTCGACCGTTTCGAGCCGGCCTATTTCCGGCACCTGGAAAAACGCATCAATGATCTGGCGGCAATCGGCGTCGAGGCCGATCTCATCATCTTCCACCCCTATGACCGCTGGGGCTTTGCGCGCATGTCGCCCGAGCAGGACGACACTTACCTGCGCTATCTGATCGCGCGCCTGGCTGCCTTCCCCAATGTGTGGTGGTCGATGGCCAATGAATATGACTTCATGTTCACCAAGACGCTCGACGACTGGAACCGCTGGATCGACATCGTCGCCGAGGCTGATCCGCATGGGCATCTAGTGTCCGTACACAATGGCTTTGCCCCGTTCGACTACAGCCACCCCAAGCTGACCCATGTCAGCATCCAGCGTCCCTATACCGAGCGCAGCATGATCTGGCGGGAGCAATTCAATAAGCCGGTCTCGCTCGACGAGGTCTGCTACGAGGGGGATATCGCCGAAGCCTGGGGCAATATTTCGGGCCGCGAACTGGTGCACCGCTTCTGGAAGGGCACAGTCAATGGCGGCTACGTTACCCATGGCGAAACCTATTACAATGACAGCGAGACGCTATGGTGGGCCAAGGGCGGCAAGCTGATTGGCGACAGTGTCAGCCGCATCGCCTTCCTCCGCCGCATCCTTGAGGCAGGGCCGGACGAGGGACTGGACCCGGTGCCCAGCACCGGCCACTACCAGATCGAAATTGCCGGCGGGCTGGATCATGCCGATCTGCGCAAGCTGATCGCGCCATTTCCCGGCCAGGAAGGCTGGAGCCGCGTCGGCATGCATTTCGCCACCGCCGGGCAGCCGCACCGCTATTATCTGAGCTATTTTGGCGAGAACCAGCCGGGCGAAGTGGCTGCCAATGTGCCGCCGGACGAGCGTTACACTGCCACCCTGATCGACACCTGGGAGATGACCGAAACCGAGATCGCCAGAGATGTCGAGCGCGGCCAATTGCTACACTTCCAGCCCAAGCCATACCAGGCGCTGCTACTCCGGCGGGCGTGA
- a CDS encoding ABC transporter permease: MTEISGTAPARKASRVKWFARALAGDPMALCSVIWLALVLVLILADTFGAFSGSRIALKARNLPPFDFTQDWRLWIGADSLGRSLLGRLAEAALTSIGIALLTVLLSLVMGTMLGLVAGYFGGPVGSLIMRISDVVMGFPTLLVALVGLYLFGPSVTNLVIVLAITRMPSYIRVARAETLEVRERLFVDAARVFGGGPIWIIRHHILPIVAPTMLTLASVNVAMVMLFESGLSYLGLGVQPPAVSWGLMIAQGQGYLSSAWWLGFFPGLAVMLTTMSFNLLANWFRIVNDPSQHWRLIRRKR; encoded by the coding sequence ATGACCGAGATTTCTGGGACTGCTCCCGCACGCAAGGCAAGTCGCGTCAAATGGTTTGCCCGTGCCCTGGCCGGCGACCCGATGGCGCTGTGCTCGGTCATTTGGCTGGCGCTGGTTCTCGTGCTGATCCTGGCCGATACATTCGGGGCCTTCAGCGGGAGCCGCATCGCGCTCAAGGCACGCAATCTGCCGCCGTTCGACTTTACCCAGGACTGGCGATTGTGGATTGGCGCTGACTCCCTGGGCCGCTCGCTACTGGGTCGCCTTGCGGAAGCGGCGCTGACTTCGATCGGTATTGCATTGCTGACCGTTCTGCTCAGTCTCGTTATGGGCACCATGCTTGGCCTGGTCGCCGGCTATTTCGGCGGCCCGGTGGGCTCGCTGATCATGCGCATTTCCGACGTCGTCATGGGTTTTCCGACCCTGCTGGTCGCGTTGGTCGGGCTCTATCTCTTCGGTCCGAGCGTCACCAACCTCGTCATCGTGCTCGCGATTACCCGCATGCCTTCCTACATCCGCGTCGCCAGGGCGGAGACGCTGGAGGTGCGCGAGCGGCTCTTTGTCGATGCGGCGCGGGTCTTTGGCGGCGGGCCGATCTGGATCATCCGCCATCACATCCTGCCCATCGTCGCACCGACAATGCTGACCCTGGCCTCGGTGAATGTTGCCATGGTCATGCTGTTTGAATCCGGGCTCAGCTATCTGGGCCTGGGCGTGCAGCCGCCTGCGGTCAGTTGGGGCCTGATGATTGCCCAGGGGCAGGGGTATCTCTCTTCGGCATGGTGGCTGGGCTTTTTCCCCGGGCTTGCCGTCATGCTGACCACCATGAGTTTCAACCTGCTCGCCAATTGGTTCCGCATCGTCAACGATCCGTCCCAGCATTGGCGGCTTATCCGCCGGAAGCGATGA
- a CDS encoding ABC transporter ATP-binding protein, which yields MTTILKTEGLNKVYRRGGLVGARHIHALSDVNITVESDKPVVIAVVGESGSGKTTLAKTLLRLETPTSGRAIVYDSVVAGAGATPSKREFLGLVQPIFQNPFEAFSRYRPVDAYLHETARRVAGMDEDQAQAAVAEALNSVGLNYAEIRGKYTNQFSGGELQRISVARALIPQPKLIVADEPVSMIDASRRMIIINLFKRLRDEEGRSFLYITHDLATAYYISDYVAVMNKGQVVEFGAAREVMSDPQHAYTRLLLDSIPTTRSRWRPRTPAAA from the coding sequence ATGACCACCATCCTCAAGACCGAAGGGCTCAACAAGGTCTATCGCCGGGGCGGACTGGTCGGCGCCCGGCACATCCATGCATTGAGCGACGTCAATATCACGGTTGAAAGCGACAAGCCGGTGGTGATCGCCGTTGTTGGCGAGTCCGGTAGCGGCAAGACCACCCTGGCCAAAACCCTGCTGCGGCTGGAGACGCCCACCTCGGGCCGGGCCATCGTCTATGACAGCGTGGTGGCAGGCGCGGGGGCGACGCCATCCAAGCGTGAATTCCTGGGCCTTGTGCAACCCATTTTCCAGAATCCGTTCGAGGCATTCAGCCGCTATCGGCCGGTGGATGCCTATCTCCACGAGACAGCGCGGCGCGTTGCCGGCATGGACGAGGACCAGGCCCAAGCGGCGGTGGCCGAGGCCCTCAACAGCGTTGGCCTCAACTATGCGGAGATCCGGGGCAAATATACCAACCAGTTCTCGGGCGGCGAATTGCAGCGCATCTCGGTCGCCAGGGCGCTCATTCCGCAACCCAAGCTGATCGTAGCGGACGAGCCGGTCAGCATGATCGACGCCTCCCGGCGCATGATCATCATCAACCTGTTCAAGCGGCTGCGCGACGAAGAGGGACGTAGCTTTCTCTACATCACCCACGACCTCGCCACCGCCTATTACATCTCCGACTACGTCGCGGTGATGAACAAAGGGCAGGTTGTGGAGTTCGGTGCCGCACGCGAGGTGATGAGCGATCCCCAGCACGCCTATACGCGGCTGCTGCTCGACTCCATTCCGACCACCCGCAGCCGCTGGCGTCCACGCACGCCCGCGGCCGCCTGA
- a CDS encoding ABC transporter ATP-binding protein — protein MTLLDIRDLAVSFDTAAGRIKALNGVSFSLQRGEVLALLGESGSGKSVTASAIMDLVPNPPGAIDGGSITFDGANLLDLPHRERRAICGTRIALIFQDALAALNPVYSIGWQIGEMFRIHHKKAAGEIEGAVIDLLDAVGIPDAARRARQYPHEFSGGMRQRIMIAMAVALEPDIIIADEPTTALDVTIQAQIVDLLNTIRKRSGAGMIFITHDLGVVAELADRVAVMYAGRIVEQASVYELFADPRHPYSIGLLASQPRIDVATSELVPIPGSAPNPADLPSGCAFRTRCPRAKELCAQVVPILADAGPGRLTACHFPGNAA, from the coding sequence ATGACCCTTTTGGACATTCGCGATCTCGCCGTTTCCTTCGACACCGCCGCCGGTCGCATCAAGGCGCTCAATGGCGTGTCGTTCTCGCTGCAACGCGGTGAAGTCCTGGCGCTGCTTGGCGAAAGCGGCTCCGGCAAGTCGGTGACGGCCTCGGCAATCATGGATCTGGTGCCCAATCCACCGGGTGCCATCGATGGTGGTTCGATCACATTCGATGGCGCCAACCTGCTTGATCTGCCGCATCGGGAGCGGCGGGCGATCTGCGGCACCCGTATTGCCCTCATATTCCAGGATGCGCTGGCAGCGCTCAATCCGGTCTATTCGATCGGCTGGCAGATCGGCGAAATGTTCCGCATCCACCACAAGAAGGCGGCGGGCGAGATCGAGGGGGCGGTCATCGACCTGCTCGACGCGGTGGGCATTCCCGATGCAGCCAGACGGGCCCGGCAGTATCCGCATGAATTCTCCGGTGGCATGCGCCAGCGCATCATGATTGCGATGGCCGTGGCGCTCGAACCCGACATCATCATTGCCGACGAGCCCACTACGGCGCTGGATGTCACCATCCAGGCGCAGATTGTCGATCTGCTCAACACCATCCGCAAGCGCAGCGGCGCCGGGATGATCTTCATCACCCACGATCTCGGCGTGGTGGCCGAACTCGCCGATCGCGTAGCCGTCATGTATGCGGGACGCATAGTGGAACAGGCCAGCGTCTATGAGCTGTTTGCCGATCCACGCCACCCCTACAGCATCGGGCTTTTGGCCTCGCAGCCACGGATCGATGTGGCGACGTCCGAACTAGTGCCCATACCCGGATCGGCGCCCAATCCCGCCGATTTGCCATCCGGTTGCGCGTTTCGCACCCGCTGTCCGCGGGCAAAGGAGCTTTGCGCCCAGGTAGTCCCGATCCTCGCTGATGCCGGACCAGGACGTCTGACCGCCTGTCACTTTCCGGGGAATGCCGCATGA
- a CDS encoding ABC transporter substrate-binding protein, translated as MLSTALVQPALAQSDLVTVVVTDEPKSLDPCDTDLSNNARILRNNVTETLVNLDPANGAVLPSLATEWRQIDDLTWEFKLREGVTFHDGSAFDAAAVVAALARATNPDIGCEVGLATLQGNTFTGEAVDATTLVIKTGTVEPILPNKLSALDIGAPVTPADAKTREPIGTGPYALKAWSAGQSVALQAFDDYWGDKPAIANANIVWRGESAVRAAMVDTGEAQIAFEIAPQDATSANDIAFPNAETSLLRIDQAIAPLDDKRVREALNLAIDRDGLIGTVFNEGATKAMQVVLPSVFGYNPDIPVWPYDPDRARALLDEARAAGVPVDTEIVLYGRIGIYPNSAESMEAIQAMLLDVGFNARLEMMETTPWLEKLIGPFPAERQPSLLQTQIDNTEGDAVFTLPNRFTSGGNTSTLADPSVDDLIARASAATGDERQSLFQQAFANIAVEAINIVPLFHMVTIARVSPDLNYVPDVQAGNEIKLRSISYK; from the coding sequence ATGCTCAGCACTGCGCTGGTCCAGCCTGCATTGGCGCAGTCCGATCTGGTGACAGTGGTGGTGACCGATGAGCCCAAGTCGCTGGACCCCTGCGACACCGATCTGTCGAACAATGCTCGCATCCTGCGCAACAATGTCACCGAAACCCTGGTCAATCTGGACCCGGCTAATGGCGCAGTTCTGCCCAGCCTGGCCACCGAATGGCGCCAGATCGATGACCTGACATGGGAGTTCAAACTGCGCGAAGGCGTCACGTTCCATGATGGCAGCGCCTTCGACGCGGCCGCCGTCGTTGCGGCATTGGCGCGCGCCACCAATCCAGATATCGGCTGCGAAGTTGGCCTGGCGACGCTGCAGGGCAATACGTTCACCGGCGAAGCGGTCGATGCCACGACGCTGGTGATCAAGACAGGAACCGTCGAGCCGATCCTGCCCAACAAGCTATCGGCGCTCGATATCGGTGCACCTGTCACGCCGGCTGATGCCAAGACGCGCGAGCCGATCGGCACCGGTCCCTATGCCCTCAAGGCCTGGAGTGCCGGCCAGTCCGTTGCCCTGCAAGCCTTTGACGACTATTGGGGCGACAAACCGGCCATCGCCAATGCCAATATCGTTTGGCGCGGCGAATCTGCAGTGCGCGCGGCTATGGTCGATACCGGTGAGGCACAGATCGCCTTTGAAATCGCCCCCCAGGACGCCACCAGCGCCAATGACATTGCCTTCCCCAATGCGGAAACCTCGCTGCTGCGTATCGACCAGGCCATTGCCCCGCTCGACGACAAGCGGGTGCGAGAAGCGCTGAACCTTGCCATCGACCGCGACGGGCTGATCGGCACGGTGTTCAACGAGGGCGCCACTAAGGCCATGCAGGTCGTGCTGCCATCGGTGTTCGGCTACAATCCGGATATTCCGGTCTGGCCTTATGATCCCGATCGCGCTCGTGCGCTGCTGGATGAGGCGCGTGCCGCCGGCGTGCCGGTCGATACCGAGATCGTGCTTTACGGTCGCATTGGTATCTATCCGAACTCGGCCGAGAGCATGGAAGCCATTCAGGCCATGCTGCTCGACGTCGGTTTCAACGCCCGCCTCGAAATGATGGAAACCACGCCCTGGCTGGAAAAGCTGATCGGACCCTTTCCGGCGGAGCGCCAACCGTCCCTCCTGCAGACCCAGATCGACAATACCGAAGGTGACGCCGTGTTCACGCTGCCGAACCGCTTTACCTCGGGCGGCAATACCTCGACGCTTGCCGATCCGAGCGTGGACGATCTTATCGCCAGGGCCTCGGCAGCCACCGGTGACGAGCGCCAGTCGCTGTTCCAGCAGGCCTTCGCCAATATTGCGGTGGAAGCGATCAACATCGTGCCGCTGTTCCACATGGTGACGATCGCTCGTGTCTCGCCTGATCTCAATTATGTGCCGGACGTTCAAGCCGGCAACGAGATCAAGCTGCGCTCGATTAGCTACAAGTAG
- a CDS encoding ABC transporter ATP-binding protein: MIRLSDLKISYHIGSRVIDAVDGVTLTIPDGCIVGIAGESGCGKSTLMKAIYGDIQAPMYLSRGNIEYSLKGADGRPVTSASVRQEWFKSISYIPQSSMNSLNPVIRIRDQFIDFPGTDSNKRRVLERARDYIGKLGLAPETLDSYPHQLSGGMRQRVMIGLATFFQPELIIADEPTTALDVVVQKEILMLLMDLQEQMGNTILVVSHDMGVHYQTTHKMLIMYAGRVVEYGDTDSVFADPQHPYTRMLIDSLPAIGDDSMRGVMASAAATGGDRAFRVEPVLVEVKPNHFVARPAVQNAGAAA, from the coding sequence TTCCCGATGGCTGCATCGTGGGCATTGCCGGTGAATCGGGTTGCGGCAAGTCGACCCTGATGAAAGCGATCTACGGCGACATTCAGGCACCGATGTATCTCTCGCGCGGCAATATCGAATATAGCCTCAAGGGTGCCGATGGCCGGCCGGTGACCAGTGCGAGCGTGCGCCAGGAATGGTTCAAGTCCATTTCCTACATTCCGCAGAGTTCGATGAATTCCCTCAATCCGGTTATCCGCATTCGTGACCAGTTCATCGATTTCCCTGGAACCGACAGCAATAAGCGACGCGTGCTGGAGCGGGCGCGGGACTATATCGGCAAGCTTGGACTGGCGCCGGAAACCCTCGATTCCTATCCGCACCAATTGTCGGGGGGCATGCGGCAGCGCGTCATGATCGGGCTCGCCACCTTCTTCCAGCCGGAACTGATCATCGCCGACGAACCAACCACCGCGCTCGACGTGGTGGTTCAGAAGGAAATCCTGATGCTGCTGATGGACCTGCAGGAGCAGATGGGCAACACCATTCTTGTGGTGTCGCATGACATGGGCGTTCACTATCAGACCACCCACAAAATGCTGATTATGTATGCCGGCCGCGTCGTCGAATATGGCGATACCGACAGCGTTTTCGCCGATCCGCAGCATCCCTATACCAGGATGCTGATCGACTCCCTGCCGGCCATTGGCGACGACAGCATGCGCGGCGTGATGGCAAGCGCCGCGGCAACGGGCGGCGATCGAGCCTTTCGCGTCGAGCCGGTGCTGGTCGAGGTCAAACCCAACCATTTCGTGGCGCGCCCAGCCGTGCAGAACGCGGGAGCCGCGGCATGA
- a CDS encoding IclR family transcriptional regulator translates to MNELRHGSPVVEKTAHLLGAIAEAKHGVSLSDLVEQLGVARSTVYRILNSLAAHGLVARINGGATYKLGPRFIELARRISPGADRATMAEAAHPIMQSAADRIRESFKLSAPEGDEMLTILATQSPAEYAISVRVGSRSPKHVGASGKLALAHSSDEAIAEYCAKGLPARTAHTITDPDVLMDELRRIRDDGYAEDNLESSQGLRAIAAPVFDAAGALVAAVSVPFIGDATPDRKRTIRKEVTEVADSLTQLLGGTMQKSK, encoded by the coding sequence ATGAATGAACTTAGACATGGATCGCCAGTCGTCGAAAAGACCGCCCATCTGCTGGGCGCCATCGCCGAGGCCAAGCATGGCGTCTCGCTTTCCGACTTGGTCGAACAGCTTGGCGTCGCCCGGTCCACGGTCTACCGCATCCTCAATTCGCTGGCCGCTCACGGCCTCGTCGCCCGCATCAATGGCGGCGCGACCTATAAGCTGGGGCCGCGCTTCATTGAATTGGCACGGCGCATTTCGCCAGGCGCCGATCGCGCCACCATGGCCGAAGCCGCCCATCCCATCATGCAATCGGCGGCCGATCGCATCCGTGAATCGTTCAAGCTTTCGGCGCCCGAGGGCGATGAAATGCTGACCATCCTAGCGACGCAAAGCCCCGCGGAATATGCAATCTCCGTTCGTGTTGGCAGCCGTTCACCCAAGCATGTCGGCGCTTCCGGCAAGCTCGCTTTGGCCCATTCGAGCGACGAAGCCATTGCCGAATATTGCGCCAAGGGCCTACCTGCCCGCACCGCCCACACCATAACGGATCCCGACGTGCTGATGGACGAGTTACGTCGCATCCGCGACGACGGCTATGCCGAAGATAACCTGGAATCCAGCCAAGGCCTGCGCGCCATCGCGGCTCCCGTCTTTGACGCCGCCGGCGCGCTGGTTGCCGCCGTCAGCGTTCCATTCATCGGCGACGCCACGCCGGATCGCAAGCGCACTATCCGCAAGGAAGTGACCGAAGTGGCCGACAGCCTAACCCAGCTTCTCGGCGGGACCATGCAAAAATCCAAATAA